The Neorhodopirellula lusitana genome contains a region encoding:
- a CDS encoding F0F1 ATP synthase subunit gamma, with the protein MSDTIAGLRRTIDSAGELQSVVRTMKAMAASSIGQYEQSVRSLADYARTVELGLGACFRTSEQGMSPVPANSLRSTQAKPRVIGAVVFGSDQGLVGQFNEVIVEYASKTLAQMQGTSKVWAVGERADARLADTGLPPIGLFSVPSSVKAITPLIGEILVAAEELRSQGDAVELHLFYNRPMSAVVYEPVHQQLLPLDENWQRRLATAPWPTDRQPEVMGNRTATLRTLIREYLFVSLFRACAESLASENASRLSAMQRAEKNIEELLEDLNGKFHRLRQSSIDEELFDVVSGFEALSEDANAN; encoded by the coding sequence ATGAGCGACACGATTGCCGGGCTTCGTCGTACGATCGATAGTGCCGGAGAATTGCAATCCGTTGTGCGAACGATGAAGGCGATGGCTGCTTCCAGCATCGGGCAATACGAACAATCCGTACGATCGCTGGCCGACTATGCACGAACGGTTGAGCTTGGATTGGGGGCGTGTTTTCGAACTTCAGAACAGGGGATGTCGCCCGTGCCGGCGAACAGCCTGCGGTCAACGCAAGCGAAGCCGCGAGTTATCGGTGCGGTTGTCTTTGGTTCTGATCAAGGATTGGTTGGCCAGTTCAACGAAGTGATCGTGGAGTATGCAAGTAAAACGCTTGCCCAGATGCAAGGAACATCAAAAGTCTGGGCTGTTGGCGAGCGTGCTGATGCGAGACTGGCGGATACCGGCTTGCCTCCCATCGGACTTTTTAGTGTGCCGAGTTCCGTTAAAGCCATTACTCCTCTGATCGGCGAAATCCTTGTTGCCGCTGAAGAGCTTCGCAGTCAGGGTGATGCCGTTGAGCTGCACTTGTTTTACAACCGCCCCATGTCGGCAGTCGTTTACGAACCGGTCCACCAGCAACTACTACCGCTCGATGAAAACTGGCAGCGTCGGCTGGCGACAGCTCCCTGGCCGACTGATCGTCAGCCGGAAGTCATGGGCAACCGCACTGCAACACTGCGAACATTGATTCGCGAGTATCTGTTTGTCTCGCTCTTTCGAGCCTGTGCGGAATCACTTGCCAGCGAAAATGCCAGTCGCCTGTCCGCGATGCAGCGAGCGGAGAAGAACATCGAGGAATTGCTTGAGGATCTCAACGGCAAATTCCACCGTCTCCGTCAGAGCAGCATTGACGAAGAACTGTTTGATGTCGTGTCTGGCTTTGAAGCGTTGTCGGAAGACGCGAATGCGAATTGA
- the rbbA gene encoding ribosome-associated ATPase/putative transporter RbbA produces the protein MNVPVRADTSPQVTYVAEVAGVTHVYGKTVAIDNVSLQIPFGETSGLIGPDGVGKSTLLGLLAGARKMQTGIVTVFDGSISSIEHRNAVCTRIAYMPQGLGKNLYQELSVHENLDFFGKLYGQSRGERQGRIERLTTATGLASFLNRPAGKLSGGMKQKLGLCCALIHDPDFLILDEPTTGVDPLSRRQFWELIDSIRAERSGMSVLVSTAYMDEAQRFDRLIAMDAGKVLATGTPDEIKANTNTDSLEQAFVALLPPEKQGGKRVLTIPPRSKTDGDAAIVAKGLTQRFGDFTAVDHVSFRIDAGEIFGFLGSNGCGKTTTMKMLTGLLPPTEGKASLWGKEVDAKDLATRYRVGFMSQAFSLYGELTVRQNLQLHARLFHMPAAKTQQRIEELVGRFGLTRYTSAKANSLPLGLRQRLSLAVAIIHEPEMLILDEPTSGVDPVARDQFWELLIDLSRNQNVTIFISTHFMNEAMRCDRISLMHAGKVLVQDNPQTIANSEGGGVHGLEEAFIRSIEKADVAEGDVSERSAVGSQITEREAFAHTSVFPGLTRLLAYSYRETMEVMRDPVRLTFAFGGSLLLLLVIAYGLSSDVENLSYAVLDQDQTPASRAYLQEYSSSRYFTEQPELLNEDDLEERLATRKITMAIEIPPSFGRDLKSDGTPEVSVWIDGAETSRAATIEGYVEGAHGKSIERFARQSTSPQVQSELASFELRYRYNPTFESIYAMGPTIPTMMLLLFPAILMAVSVAREKEIGTITNFYVTPTRRMEFLLGKQLPYIGVGMANFVILTIVVVYLLQVPMKGSLLTLTFGAFLYVTATTGYGLLVSNLASSQVTAVLLAAILSMMPTMQFSGMFQPVSTLEGAARVMGTLWPAAYYLHLSVGTFTKGLSAVSLIPDLVKLAMFSPVFWVLCVLLLKKQEK, from the coding sequence ATGAACGTTCCCGTTCGTGCCGATACTAGTCCGCAAGTCACTTACGTCGCTGAAGTAGCGGGCGTGACCCACGTCTATGGCAAGACGGTGGCGATAGACAATGTGTCGTTGCAAATTCCGTTTGGTGAGACGTCGGGTTTGATCGGCCCGGATGGAGTCGGTAAATCAACATTGCTGGGTTTGCTTGCGGGTGCTCGCAAAATGCAAACCGGAATCGTCACCGTGTTTGACGGAAGTATATCCAGCATAGAGCATCGCAATGCCGTCTGCACTCGCATTGCCTACATGCCACAAGGACTGGGGAAAAATCTCTACCAAGAGCTGAGCGTTCACGAGAACCTCGACTTCTTTGGCAAACTCTACGGCCAATCACGCGGTGAACGCCAAGGACGCATTGAGCGACTAACGACGGCAACGGGACTTGCTTCGTTTCTGAACCGACCAGCGGGAAAGTTGTCTGGTGGCATGAAACAAAAGCTTGGCCTGTGCTGCGCCTTGATTCATGATCCCGACTTCTTGATTCTTGACGAACCGACCACTGGCGTTGACCCTCTGTCTCGTCGCCAGTTTTGGGAGCTGATCGACTCCATTCGCGCCGAGCGATCGGGCATGAGCGTCTTGGTCTCGACAGCCTATATGGACGAAGCTCAACGATTCGATCGGCTGATCGCGATGGACGCGGGGAAAGTCTTAGCAACCGGCACACCTGACGAAATCAAGGCGAACACGAATACAGATAGTTTGGAGCAAGCGTTTGTCGCTTTGTTGCCGCCTGAGAAACAAGGTGGCAAGCGAGTGTTGACGATTCCGCCGAGAAGCAAAACCGATGGCGATGCGGCGATCGTAGCCAAGGGTTTGACGCAGCGTTTCGGCGACTTCACTGCCGTCGATCACGTTAGCTTCCGAATCGACGCCGGAGAGATTTTTGGATTCCTGGGCTCAAACGGTTGTGGCAAAACAACCACGATGAAGATGTTGACCGGCTTGTTGCCGCCCACCGAAGGCAAGGCGTCGTTGTGGGGCAAAGAAGTGGACGCAAAGGATTTGGCGACGCGATACCGTGTTGGCTTTATGTCGCAAGCTTTCTCGCTGTACGGGGAACTGACCGTCCGACAGAACCTGCAACTGCATGCCCGTCTTTTTCATATGCCGGCTGCTAAGACGCAGCAGCGAATCGAGGAACTTGTTGGCCGTTTTGGTTTGACACGATACACCAGTGCGAAAGCGAATTCGTTACCACTGGGATTGCGTCAACGTCTATCCCTTGCGGTTGCCATCATTCACGAACCGGAGATGTTGATTCTGGACGAGCCGACGTCCGGCGTAGATCCCGTCGCTCGCGACCAGTTCTGGGAACTGTTGATTGATTTGTCGCGAAACCAAAACGTTACGATCTTCATTTCGACACACTTCATGAACGAGGCCATGCGGTGCGACCGAATTTCCCTGATGCACGCGGGGAAAGTGTTGGTGCAAGACAATCCGCAAACGATTGCGAATTCGGAAGGTGGCGGAGTCCACGGACTCGAGGAAGCATTCATTCGCTCCATTGAAAAAGCCGACGTAGCCGAAGGCGATGTTTCCGAACGCTCCGCGGTCGGATCTCAAATCACCGAACGCGAAGCGTTCGCCCACACCTCAGTGTTCCCTGGACTCACTCGCCTGCTGGCCTACAGCTATCGCGAAACGATGGAAGTGATGCGTGACCCGGTTCGACTGACATTTGCTTTCGGCGGCAGCCTGCTGCTGTTGTTGGTGATCGCGTATGGTCTTTCCTCGGACGTCGAAAACCTCTCCTACGCCGTTCTCGATCAAGATCAAACTCCAGCGAGCCGAGCGTACCTGCAAGAGTATTCGAGTTCCCGCTATTTCACCGAACAGCCGGAGCTGCTCAACGAAGACGACCTTGAAGAGAGGCTCGCCACTCGCAAAATCACGATGGCGATCGAGATTCCGCCTTCCTTTGGACGTGACTTGAAAAGCGACGGGACTCCTGAGGTCAGCGTGTGGATTGACGGAGCCGAAACGTCTCGGGCTGCGACGATCGAAGGCTATGTCGAAGGCGCTCACGGTAAATCCATCGAACGATTCGCTCGCCAGAGTACTTCGCCACAAGTACAAAGCGAGCTTGCGTCGTTTGAGCTTCGTTACCGATACAACCCGACGTTTGAGAGTATCTACGCGATGGGTCCAACCATTCCAACGATGATGCTGCTGTTGTTTCCGGCAATTTTGATGGCCGTTAGTGTCGCTCGCGAGAAAGAGATTGGCACAATCACTAATTTCTACGTCACGCCAACACGACGTATGGAGTTCTTGCTCGGCAAACAACTTCCCTACATTGGTGTTGGGATGGCCAACTTCGTGATCTTGACGATCGTCGTCGTTTACTTGTTGCAAGTTCCAATGAAGGGAAGCCTGCTAACGCTCACGTTCGGTGCGTTTCTCTATGTTACCGCAACGACGGGTTACGGATTGTTGGTCTCCAATCTCGCTTCGAGTCAAGTCACGGCGGTATTGCTGGCGGCGATCTTGTCCATGATGCCAACCATGCAGTTTTCGGGCATGTTCCAACCGGTTTCAACACTGGAAGGCGCTGCCCGTGTGATGGGAACCCTGTGGCCGGCCGCGTACTATTTGCACCTTAGCGTGGGGACGTTTACGAAGGGCCTGAGTGCCGTTTCGCTGATCCCCGACCTGGTCAAGCTGGCGATGTTCTCGCCCGTGTTCTGGGTGCTTTGTGTTCTCCTTCTTAAGAAGCAGGAGAAGTAA
- a CDS encoding alternate F1F0 ATPase, F1 subunit alpha translates to MNTLQSFYDNAFAKIASTRDSFTPEITLREVGLITSVSTGIARVSGLPGVGADELVRFPGNVYGIAFNVDETEIGVVLLGDYAHLHTGDEVQRTGRVMDVGVGSQLLGRVVDPLGRPLDEGGPVTTRQRLPIERPSAAIMDRAPVNVPLQTGLKVVDAMIPIGRGQRELILGDRQTGKTTIAIDTILNQRGKDVVCVYCAIGQRASGVAKVVAALRENHAMEYTVVVVTEGNDAPGLAYIAPYAATSIAEYFMEQGRDVLIVYDDLTQHARSYRELSLLLRRPPGREAFPGDIFYIHSRLLERSTHLREELGGGSLTALPIIETEAQNMSAYIPTNLISITDGQIYLSPSLFELGVLPAVDVGKSVSRVGGKAQHAAYRAVAGDLKLGYAQFEELESFARFGARLDTPTLKSIEHGRRIRACLKQPELSPVSVPAQIAVLLGLTAELFDTIPLDKIELAERALTEAATELSPKLCSRFETANSLSDDDRNTVVELARKVLEPFQVQTQPGTQP, encoded by the coding sequence ATGAATACCCTGCAATCCTTCTACGACAACGCCTTCGCGAAGATCGCCAGCACTCGCGATTCGTTCACGCCTGAAATAACCCTCCGCGAAGTGGGCTTGATCACCAGTGTCTCCACCGGCATCGCGCGCGTTTCTGGTTTGCCGGGAGTGGGGGCCGACGAATTGGTTCGGTTTCCTGGCAATGTTTATGGCATCGCCTTTAACGTGGACGAGACTGAGATCGGTGTTGTTCTGCTTGGCGACTATGCTCACCTGCATACCGGCGACGAAGTGCAACGCACTGGTCGAGTCATGGACGTTGGAGTTGGAAGTCAACTGCTGGGACGCGTCGTTGATCCATTGGGCAGGCCGCTCGACGAGGGAGGCCCCGTGACCACGCGTCAGCGTCTTCCCATCGAACGTCCATCCGCAGCAATCATGGACCGCGCGCCGGTCAACGTGCCGTTGCAGACAGGGTTGAAAGTCGTGGATGCGATGATACCCATCGGCCGAGGTCAACGAGAGCTGATCCTGGGTGACCGTCAAACCGGCAAGACCACGATCGCGATCGACACCATACTGAATCAACGCGGCAAGGACGTCGTCTGTGTCTACTGTGCAATCGGTCAGCGGGCATCCGGCGTTGCCAAAGTGGTGGCAGCCTTGCGTGAAAACCATGCGATGGAATATACGGTGGTGGTTGTCACCGAGGGCAATGATGCGCCCGGTTTAGCCTATATCGCTCCGTACGCGGCAACCAGCATCGCCGAATACTTTATGGAACAGGGCCGCGATGTATTGATCGTTTATGACGACCTGACCCAACATGCTCGATCCTACCGAGAGCTGTCACTCTTGTTGCGTCGGCCGCCAGGGCGTGAAGCCTTCCCAGGAGACATTTTCTACATCCATTCACGACTGCTGGAACGATCCACTCACCTACGAGAAGAACTTGGCGGCGGTTCACTGACGGCCTTGCCGATCATCGAAACCGAGGCTCAGAACATGTCGGCCTACATTCCGACAAACCTGATTTCGATCACCGACGGGCAAATCTATCTCTCGCCATCGTTGTTTGAGCTGGGAGTTCTGCCAGCGGTTGATGTGGGGAAATCGGTTTCCCGCGTTGGCGGGAAGGCACAACATGCGGCCTATCGAGCTGTGGCCGGCGATCTGAAACTGGGCTACGCGCAGTTCGAGGAACTGGAAAGCTTCGCGCGCTTCGGAGCTCGCTTGGATACGCCGACACTGAAGTCAATCGAGCACGGCCGACGGATTCGCGCCTGCTTGAAGCAACCTGAATTGTCGCCGGTCTCTGTCCCGGCGCAGATTGCCGTGCTGCTGGGACTGACCGCGGAGCTCTTCGATACGATTCCGCTGGACAAAATCGAGTTGGCTGAACGTGCTCTCACTGAAGCTGCGACCGAGTTATCCCCGAAGTTGTGTTCCCGATTCGAAACCGCTAATTCACTCAGCGACGATGATCGAAACACCGTTGTCGAACTCGCCCGCAAGGTGCTGGAACCGTTTCAAGTTCAGACGCAGCCAGGAACCCAACCATGA
- a CDS encoding HlyD family secretion protein — protein sequence MKNLVRVVLRLALVVAVAVGGYFAWQWWLAQQPVPLPEGIVFGNGRIEAVQVDVATKYSGRVKDVLAREGDLVEKGQLLVRMDTLELEAALAQAQAQFAEAEQAITQSDAILLQRVSELNLAESVLSRAEKLLPQRALSQEEYDQKKSQRDVAKASVAAAKASVNTAKRSADAAKAAVNQIEVQIADAYLRAPTIGRVLYRLAEEGEVLAAGGKVMTLMDLSDIYMEIFLPAKDATRLPIGADARIVLDVAPGYAGVATVTFVSPEAQFTPKQVETQEERDKLMFRVKVHVPHDQVVKHIEKIKSGIRGVAYVKIDDFVAWPEELNRLFPDDLSQMKYER from the coding sequence ATGAAGAATCTTGTTAGGGTGGTCTTGCGTCTAGCCTTGGTGGTTGCCGTTGCAGTGGGAGGTTACTTCGCTTGGCAATGGTGGCTCGCGCAACAGCCTGTACCGCTGCCAGAGGGAATCGTGTTTGGCAACGGGCGGATTGAAGCGGTCCAGGTCGATGTCGCGACCAAATACTCCGGCCGTGTGAAAGACGTTCTGGCACGCGAAGGAGATTTGGTTGAGAAGGGGCAACTGTTGGTTCGGATGGACACTCTCGAATTGGAAGCCGCTTTGGCACAGGCACAAGCTCAATTTGCAGAAGCCGAACAAGCGATCACCCAGTCAGATGCGATTTTGCTCCAGCGCGTGAGTGAGCTGAATCTTGCTGAAAGCGTTCTTAGTCGCGCCGAAAAACTGCTGCCTCAGCGGGCACTATCACAGGAGGAATATGACCAGAAGAAAAGTCAACGTGATGTCGCTAAAGCATCGGTGGCGGCTGCGAAAGCTTCAGTCAACACTGCCAAACGTTCGGCAGATGCCGCCAAGGCAGCCGTCAATCAAATCGAAGTTCAAATTGCCGACGCCTACTTGAGAGCGCCCACCATCGGCCGCGTTTTGTATCGGCTGGCTGAGGAAGGCGAAGTCCTCGCCGCTGGCGGTAAGGTGATGACGCTGATGGACCTCAGCGATATCTATATGGAGATCTTCTTGCCGGCAAAGGACGCGACTCGGCTTCCCATTGGTGCCGATGCTCGGATCGTACTTGATGTCGCCCCCGGTTACGCGGGTGTCGCAACGGTTACCTTCGTATCACCGGAAGCCCAGTTCACGCCGAAGCAAGTGGAGACTCAGGAAGAACGTGACAAGCTGATGTTCCGAGTCAAGGTTCATGTCCCGCACGACCAAGTTGTCAAGCACATCGAAAAAATCAAGTCGGGCATCCGCGGAGTCGCATATGTGAAGATCGACGATTTCGTCGCCTGGCCAGAGGAACTCAATCGTCTATTCCCTGACGACCTGTCGCAGATGAAGTACGAACGATGA
- a CDS encoding F0F1 ATP synthase subunit delta: MLIDWFTVAAQAVNFLILVWLLKRFLYKPILDAIDARESRIAAELADADAKRVEASREREEFQQKNQTFDDQRQSMLTQATDEAAAERKRLLDEARKDADALNAKRRDELEAEQESLKDDISRRTQQEVFSLTRKTLQDLAAVSLEERMCDVFTQRLRRLDGVVKQDLVTSLQTAMHSPRVRSAFELPFEQRTQIQRALNEMMSADTQIQYEIVPELISGIELLVDGKKIAWSVNEYLDAVEMGAGK, translated from the coding sequence ATGTTGATCGACTGGTTCACTGTCGCTGCGCAAGCCGTCAACTTCCTCATTTTGGTGTGGCTGCTGAAGCGATTTCTTTACAAGCCCATCCTGGATGCCATTGACGCGAGGGAGAGCCGAATCGCCGCAGAACTTGCAGATGCCGACGCAAAACGCGTCGAGGCAAGTCGGGAACGTGAAGAATTTCAACAGAAGAATCAAACGTTCGATGACCAACGCCAGTCAATGCTGACCCAAGCGACGGACGAGGCGGCAGCGGAGCGAAAACGACTTTTGGATGAAGCACGCAAGGATGCCGATGCTCTGAACGCCAAGCGGCGTGATGAATTGGAAGCCGAACAAGAGAGTTTGAAGGACGATATCAGTCGTCGAACGCAGCAGGAGGTTTTTTCTCTGACACGGAAAACGCTGCAAGACCTTGCAGCGGTTAGTCTGGAAGAACGGATGTGCGACGTGTTTACTCAGCGTCTGCGCAGGCTAGATGGCGTAGTCAAGCAGGACTTGGTCACTTCTCTACAAACCGCAATGCATTCGCCGCGAGTGCGGAGTGCTTTCGAACTCCCGTTTGAGCAACGAACACAAATACAAAGGGCGTTGAATGAAATGATGTCTGCGGATACTCAAATTCAGTACGAGATTGTACCCGAGCTGATTAGCGGTATCGAGCTCTTGGTTGACGGAAAGAAGATCGCGTGGAGCGTGAATGAGTATCTCGATGCCGTGGAGATGGGGGCAGGGAAATGA
- a CDS encoding F0F1 ATP synthase subunit A, translating into MHLSPDEVVFWQYGAFKLSATIVYTWGLMALLVVGSKLITRNLSTDHTQSRWQNFLEIIVTSIATQIEEVGIANPRRYLSFLGTLFLFVAVASLCTIIPGYEPPTGSLSTTAALALCVFIAIPMFGIEERGLRGYLKTYIEPTIIMLPFNIISEASRTLALAVRLFGNMMSGAMIIGILLSITPFIFPVVMTLLGLLTGMVQAYIFSILAAVYIAAATQTTKRKPDLGGND; encoded by the coding sequence ATGCACCTTAGTCCGGACGAGGTCGTCTTCTGGCAGTACGGAGCGTTCAAGCTTAGCGCCACGATTGTTTACACCTGGGGCCTGATGGCGTTATTGGTCGTCGGATCAAAATTGATCACGCGGAATCTTTCAACGGATCATACGCAGTCACGTTGGCAAAACTTTCTGGAGATCATTGTGACGTCAATCGCAACTCAGATCGAGGAAGTCGGCATCGCCAATCCAAGAAGATATTTGAGTTTCCTTGGAACGCTCTTTCTATTTGTAGCCGTGGCGAGTCTCTGCACGATCATTCCCGGCTATGAACCGCCAACCGGATCGCTTTCCACAACAGCGGCTCTCGCCCTGTGCGTGTTTATCGCGATTCCAATGTTTGGCATTGAAGAACGAGGGCTGCGTGGCTACCTGAAAACCTACATCGAACCGACGATCATCATGCTGCCGTTCAACATCATCAGCGAAGCGTCTCGAACACTGGCTCTGGCCGTGCGTTTGTTCGGCAACATGATGAGCGGTGCGATGATCATCGGAATTCTATTGAGTATCACGCCGTTCATTTTTCCCGTTGTGATGACCCTACTGGGTTTACTGACCGGAATGGTGCAGGCCTACATTTTCAGCATACTCGCCGCCGTCTACATCGCGGCCGCCACACAAACAACCAAGCGGAAACCAGATCTCGGGGGAAACGATTGA
- a CDS encoding F0F1 ATP synthase subunit C, which translates to MDSITIIGVTSIVCAAFATSIGCMMPAIAEGKAVATALTSLAQQPDASSTITRTLFVGLAMIESTAIYCFVVSMILIFANPFWNHFISQAAGN; encoded by the coding sequence ATGGACAGTATCACTATTATCGGGGTGACATCGATCGTCTGCGCTGCATTTGCAACCAGCATTGGTTGCATGATGCCAGCGATAGCAGAAGGAAAAGCCGTGGCGACGGCGCTGACGTCGCTGGCGCAGCAACCGGATGCCTCGTCAACTATTACGCGAACTCTGTTTGTGGGGCTGGCAATGATCGAATCCACCGCAATCTACTGTTTCGTCGTGTCGATGATTCTGATCTTCGCCAATCCGTTCTGGAATCATTTCATTTCTCAGGCGGCAGGAAACTAA
- a CDS encoding ABC transporter permease: MNSLANIFWLGTKELRTLLGSIALMGFLVYSFTFSVYQQSEGVPEDVHRASVAFVDEDQSTLSRNMRAALYPPYFKVPEEITADEIDSSMDAARFLFVVVIPPNFESDVREGKSPEIQVNIDATAVRQASLGAGYIQSILTKEIRRFAIRTDAVAVQPIKLVKRKSFNPNGTNSWNRAFTGLLDQLSMLTIILTGAAILREREHGTLEHLLVMPLTSFEIAISKVWANGIVILAFFVLSMFFVVEGAIEVPIAGSRMLLLSGTVVYLFAAAAVGILLATIARSMAQYGLLCMITIIPMMMLSGGMSPLESQPDWLQRITWFLPSRQYMSFAQAIAFRGVGFNNVWPEFVAMAGLGLAAFLGSLRLFRRSISATG, translated from the coding sequence ATGAATTCACTCGCAAACATTTTTTGGCTAGGAACGAAAGAGTTGCGGACGTTGCTGGGCAGCATCGCATTGATGGGTTTCTTGGTTTATTCGTTCACTTTCAGTGTTTATCAACAAAGCGAAGGGGTTCCTGAAGACGTTCATCGTGCGTCGGTGGCGTTTGTGGACGAAGACCAATCAACGCTGTCGCGTAATATGCGTGCTGCGTTGTACCCGCCCTACTTCAAAGTCCCCGAAGAGATCACTGCCGACGAGATCGACAGTTCCATGGATGCGGCCCGTTTTCTGTTTGTGGTTGTCATTCCACCGAATTTTGAGTCGGACGTTCGCGAAGGGAAATCGCCAGAAATCCAAGTCAATATCGATGCAACCGCTGTGCGACAAGCCTCCCTGGGAGCCGGATACATCCAGTCGATCTTGACAAAGGAGATCCGTCGATTCGCCATTCGCACTGATGCGGTCGCGGTGCAGCCAATCAAGTTGGTCAAACGCAAATCTTTCAATCCCAACGGCACGAACAGTTGGAATCGCGCCTTCACGGGATTGTTGGATCAACTATCGATGTTGACCATCATCCTGACCGGCGCCGCCATCCTGCGTGAACGCGAACATGGAACGCTTGAGCACTTGCTCGTGATGCCGCTCACTTCGTTTGAGATCGCGATCTCCAAAGTATGGGCAAATGGGATCGTGATTTTGGCGTTCTTCGTGCTTTCGATGTTCTTTGTGGTGGAGGGGGCGATTGAAGTGCCAATTGCGGGGTCACGGATGCTGCTGCTTAGCGGCACGGTGGTTTACTTGTTTGCCGCTGCGGCGGTAGGCATCTTGCTGGCCACCATCGCGCGAAGCATGGCTCAATACGGACTACTTTGCATGATTACAATCATCCCGATGATGATGCTCTCCGGTGGAATGAGTCCATTGGAAAGTCAGCCGGATTGGTTACAGCGAATCACTTGGTTTTTGCCATCGCGGCAATACATGAGTTTCGCGCAGGCGATCGCGTTTCGGGGTGTTGGCTTCAATAATGTTTGGCCCGAGTTCGTTGCCATGGCAGGACTGGGGCTGGCCGCCTTTCTTGGTAGTCTCAGGCTGTTTCGCCGCTCCATTTCAGCCACCGGATAG